GCGGTCGAACGAATGACAGGCTTTTCCGAAGCGGAAGTGCTCGGCAAACAGAGCCTCGATTTTTTGATCTTGAACGGACAGACCCGTTACGAGGAGGCCTTGTCGGTGATCCAAACGGGCCAGCCCATTCTCAATAAGACCTATCCCATCAAGAAAAAGCACTCCACAGAGATCCGCTGGGCCAGCATCGACAAACTGCCTTACCGGGACGAAGCCGGCAACATCATCGGCGTCCTCTCCTTCTCCGTCGACATCACCGATCGCCACAAGGCCGAAGAGGAGATTCGCTTTTTAGCGCTCCATGATCCGTTGACCAAGTTGCCCAACCGGTATCTGATCGACGACCGGCTCGGACAGGCTTTAGCCACCGCAAAACGAAACAGCGCGATGCTCGCGCTGCTGTACATCGATTTGGACGATTTTAAACCGGTCAATGACCAATACGGTCATCGGACTGGCGACCAGGTGTTGCAGATTGTGGCATGCCGCCTGCAGAAGACCCTCCGCGATTCCGATACGGTTGGGCGGCTGGGCGGCGACGAGTTTGTCGTCATTCTTCCCAACATTATCACTTGCAAAGACGCTGTCCATGTCAGCGAAAAGATCATCGCCCAGGTGGCAGAGCCGATCGTCATTGACGACGATGTGACGATCCAGATCGGCGCCAGTGTCGGCGTCAGTCTCTTCCCGCTGAACGGAACTGATGCAGACAGCCTGATGATCAGCGCCGATAATGCCATGTATGCGGCCAAACAGGTAGGCGGCAATCAGGTGGCCTGTTTCGCGGCAGGCGCGTGATACCCATGATGGGCGTGACTCACGAAAGCCCTTACCGTCTGGCCAACCCGGCAAGCAGTTTTCCAATCGCCCTCGGCGCCATGAACCGGCAGGCGGCGCCGAGTTTTTCCGCCTCGCCGGGCATGCCGTAGACGGCGCAGGACGCCTCCTCTTGGGCGACGGTGAAACCGCCGGTGTTGCG
Above is a genomic segment from Heliomicrobium gestii containing:
- a CDS encoding sensor domain-containing diguanylate cyclase; amino-acid sequence: MDLLTVMIISTFSSLLLCGVFLYLYKKYGERFTAIWAASWAFYAARNALDMLRELGMTSTGLLFLDTVCPVLVACLLLWGTYDFIGKAIPQWWLFLPVAGVAAAAATVTLSASHSVSALFFLFMSSIYLWTGICFLRSEKIHGVGKALTGWSIILWGIHTADYPFLQDLPALATWGYLIGSLLKQVISISILLVYFENTRDHLAQAQKELRAQKEELQQILDHAPMAIYYMDREAKIVRVNKAVERMTGFSEAEVLGKQSLDFLILNGQTRYEEALSVIQTGQPILNKTYPIKKKHSTEIRWASIDKLPYRDEAGNIIGVLSFSVDITDRHKAEEEIRFLALHDPLTKLPNRYLIDDRLGQALATAKRNSAMLALLYIDLDDFKPVNDQYGHRTGDQVLQIVACRLQKTLRDSDTVGRLGGDEFVVILPNIITCKDAVHVSEKIIAQVAEPIVIDDDVTIQIGASVGVSLFPLNGTDADSLMISADNAMYAAKQVGGNQVACFAAGA